The genomic stretch CGAGCGATCTCGTTGAGGATCTCTTTCTTGAACTCACTGTATGTGGTACTGGGTTGCTCACTACGCATTTGGGCCATCTTCCATCCACCAGGCATAGTCAATAGCATTCGTTTCTCAAGTTCGATCGGCTCGAATGGCTCCGCTGCATCCGCTTCACCGTTGGCGGGAGCATCTGTGTAGAGGATGCCAGCGAAGTCGGCGGCCGTTTCAGCCGCAGCAAGTACCGCCAATGTGAAGCGGCGCAGCTGTGCAAACAGTGGCAGGGCCGGCGTGATGTCCGGAATGCCACGAATCTGTCCCGGTCGATCGCAGCGGAAGTAGTGCAATACGCCGTTTGCGGGGACGGTGTCATAATCTTCGTCCGCCGCAAAGGTCACGTCGCCGGGATGTTGGCGAAGAACGTCGTAGCTGACCGGATTCCCGTCGGCGTCATACGTGATGCCGTCAATGTATCGTTCGCGATCGAGTGTTAGCGTTGGCGAAGCAACCTGATCCGCTTCGATCAGCCGCACATCCAGCTTCACCTTTGCATCGATCTTGTCGTTACTAGTCAGAAGCCCGAACGCTTCCCCATCGGAGACTCTGGCCAAACGCATCGTGCGTAGCTTTTCAGCCAGCCCAACCGACTCGGCCCAGGCAAAGAACTCTTGTTCCACGATTCGATTGGCATTGGCGTCTGGCGTCAGCATTTGAAGTCGCGGTCCCGTGCCGACCACGTCGTTCGCGAGCGTCAGCGTAATCCCGCGAGCGTAACTGTTGTTGGCGACCTCGTATCGCGATCGGTTGCGAAGCGTTCGACGTACATCGGGGCTGTTTGCCGACGCGGCCGATAGTCCATCAGCCCGCGACCAGTGCTTCATGTTGTCAAGCGTCGTATTTGCGGCGTCGTACTTGGCACGCAAACGCGAGAAAAAGGGCTGCCGGGGCGAGCGTCCAGAGGCGGTGGAAGGAGGCACATTCCCGCCGCGCAATTGCTCAATTATCCCTGACAAACGTTTCAGCATCCTTGCTTGTTCCTGTTGCCGTCCCCGGCAGCTCTTTTGGTCGTGTTGTGTGAAAGTGAGATCAGCCAGTCGATGGCGGCACGATCTTGTTGAACCGCAAGCCGCGATTCGGCTTGCGAACGGCATCTTTGCCCGCCAGATGCTTGTCAGCTGC from Novipirellula artificiosorum encodes the following:
- a CDS encoding phage portal protein; this translates as MLKRLSGIIEQLRGGNVPPSTASGRSPRQPFFSRLRAKYDAANTTLDNMKHWSRADGLSAASANSPDVRRTLRNRSRYEVANNSYARGITLTLANDVVGTGPRLQMLTPDANANRIVEQEFFAWAESVGLAEKLRTMRLARVSDGEAFGLLTSNDKIDAKVKLDVRLIEADQVASPTLTLDRERYIDGITYDADGNPVSYDVLRQHPGDVTFAADEDYDTVPANGVLHYFRCDRPGQIRGIPDITPALPLFAQLRRFTLAVLAAAETAADFAGILYTDAPANGEADAAEPFEPIELEKRMLLTMPGGWKMAQMRSEQPSTTYSEFKKEILNEIARCLNMPFNVASGNSSGYNYASGRLDHQTYYKSIRVEQSQLAHAVLDRILHAWLREAVLIEGYLPNSLRTLDADTTHQWFWDGHEHVDPAKEANAQKIRLANHTTTLAIEFARQGRDWEAELKQRAKEMELMRQLGLSASDEESLSPTQVKEDNAEDVPHAN